Proteins found in one Paenibacillus dendritiformis genomic segment:
- a CDS encoding SagB family peptide dehydrogenase, with the protein MSLMNLDDFLHRLQYDPDKVKPLDWETDWDDAPLPYKLYRGLPMFPLSREVPATLEGRDTPGVPSLRDIGHFLYYVYGLAQLTQSVMERDPSEESGGVLQMCRRFVASGGGLYPSELYLYLKLGELPAGVYHYDAAHHRLALLREGNFDDFLTRSLGHRSEANGCFGAAFVSTVYWKNFYKYNNFAFRLQGLDAGVVIGQLLEIAKRFGFSSVVHFQFLDQTINHLLGLSEQEESVYAVIPLSTEPAIRWVESGNEEEDTVSASDLCRELSPISHDHYVRSRRIADYPLLLQMSAASRLDSARLFRQIRSDEQAIPDQALTLPLPPVDRLSYDLAAVCRSRFSPETEFVLKPIGLSRLAALLREATASFTYRNDLDGPQERAEPRVCLYGCFYGVEDVPDGAYRYDGASHSLRSVCLGDHRQRMQEGMSVPNINLFQVPLCLHVAGKRGFLQSQLGKRGYRIQQMEAGMLVHRLLLAASALGMGGRPLLAFDANSSDALYRTASRDETGLIFIPIGPYRHRLRLAGSLSR; encoded by the coding sequence ATGAGTCTGATGAATCTGGACGATTTTCTTCACCGTTTGCAATATGATCCGGATAAGGTCAAGCCCTTGGATTGGGAGACGGATTGGGATGACGCGCCACTTCCTTACAAGCTTTATCGCGGCTTGCCGATGTTTCCGCTATCCAGGGAAGTGCCGGCAACGCTCGAAGGCAGGGATACGCCCGGTGTGCCCAGCCTTCGCGATATCGGGCATTTCCTCTACTATGTATACGGGCTTGCCCAATTGACCCAATCCGTCATGGAACGGGATCCATCGGAAGAATCGGGAGGCGTCTTGCAGATGTGCCGGCGCTTCGTTGCTTCCGGAGGCGGGCTATATCCGAGCGAACTGTATCTCTATCTGAAGCTTGGCGAATTGCCTGCCGGCGTATACCATTACGATGCGGCGCATCATCGGTTGGCGTTGCTGCGCGAAGGGAATTTCGATGATTTTTTGACGAGGTCGCTCGGTCATCGCTCTGAGGCGAACGGTTGCTTCGGTGCCGCGTTCGTATCTACCGTTTACTGGAAAAACTTTTACAAATACAATAATTTTGCCTTCCGGCTGCAGGGACTGGACGCCGGCGTTGTGATCGGACAGCTGCTCGAAATCGCGAAACGATTCGGATTTTCGTCTGTCGTGCATTTTCAATTTCTCGATCAAACCATCAATCATCTGCTCGGACTATCGGAACAGGAGGAGAGCGTGTATGCGGTAATCCCGTTATCGACGGAACCCGCGATCCGGTGGGTGGAAAGCGGGAACGAGGAGGAGGACACGGTGTCCGCCTCCGATCTGTGCCGGGAGTTGTCGCCAATCAGTCATGATCACTATGTCAGGTCACGGCGGATCGCAGATTATCCGCTGCTGCTTCAGATGAGTGCTGCGTCCCGACTGGATTCGGCGCGATTGTTTCGTCAGATCCGGTCAGATGAGCAAGCAATCCCGGATCAAGCGCTCACACTGCCTCTGCCGCCTGTAGACCGCTTGTCGTATGATTTGGCGGCGGTGTGCCGCAGCCGGTTCTCGCCCGAGACGGAATTTGTCTTGAAGCCGATCGGTCTCTCACGGCTTGCCGCTCTGCTTCGGGAAGCAACGGCTTCCTTCACGTATCGCAACGACCTGGATGGCCCGCAGGAGCGGGCGGAACCCCGCGTATGCCTGTATGGCTGCTTCTACGGAGTCGAAGACGTTCCGGATGGCGCCTATCGTTACGATGGCGCCTCGCATTCGCTGCGGTCGGTGTGCCTTGGAGATCACCGGCAACGGATGCAGGAGGGAATGTCGGTTCCCAATATCAATTTGTTTCAAGTTCCGCTCTGCTTGCATGTGGCAGGGAAGAGGGGGTTCTTGCAATCGCAGCTCGGCAAGCGGGGATACCGTATACAGCAAATGGAGGCCGGGATGCTCGTACACCGATTATTGCTGGCAGCATCCGCCCTCGGGATGGGAGGCCGTCCGCTTCTCGCGTTTGACGCCAATTCCAGCGATGCGCTTTATCGGACGGCTTCCCGGGATGAGACGGGACTGATTTTCATACCGATCGGTCCCTATCGTCACCGATTGCGATTGGCGGGCAGCTTGAGCCGTTAA
- a CDS encoding GntR family transcriptional regulator, producing the protein MNIIISNASNDPIYIQIRNQIRQSILSGELRAGDSLPSIRQLAKDLQVSVITTKRAYEELEKEKLIDSVKGKGCFVSGANKDFIREQRMKQLEEKMMELIQESKELSMSQQDVIDHLTLLFEEEEAP; encoded by the coding sequence CTGAATATCATCATATCCAATGCATCGAACGATCCGATTTACATACAGATTAGGAACCAGATCAGACAGAGCATCCTGAGCGGTGAATTGCGTGCAGGCGACAGCCTCCCTTCCATCAGGCAGCTGGCCAAGGATTTGCAAGTGAGCGTCATTACGACCAAGCGTGCTTATGAAGAGTTGGAGAAAGAGAAGCTAATCGACTCTGTCAAAGGCAAGGGTTGTTTCGTATCGGGAGCAAATAAAGATTTTATTCGGGAGCAGCGCATGAAACAACTTGAAGAAAAAATGATGGAACTCATTCAGGAAAGCAAGGAATTAAGCATGAGTCAACAAGATGTAATCGATCATCTGACTTTATTGTTCGAGGAGGAAGAGGCACCATGA
- a CDS encoding ABC transporter ATP-binding protein, with the protein MNAIELRNLTKTYSQFTVDNISLDVKQGYITGLIGPNGVGKSTLIKMMLGIIRPDSGSIKILGTDMPKQEVDIKQRIGIVSDDCFYYEHLTIRDTKKMIAPFYKKWNEKKFNSYLEQFELSPKKKIEQLSKGMKVKFSLAVALSHEAELLIMDEPTSGLDPVFRREMLDLLADMMQDERNSIIFSTHITTDLDRIADYIAFINRGKLVFNEAKDEVLERYAIVKGDSELLDSDIRNKFVGIRETAVGFEGLVDNRQEAEQLFGNYAVFDTPSLEDIMYFTAKGGRKGGRIYA; encoded by the coding sequence ATGAATGCAATAGAATTACGCAATTTAACAAAAACATACTCTCAATTTACTGTCGATAATATATCTTTGGATGTGAAACAAGGCTACATTACCGGTCTGATTGGTCCGAATGGCGTTGGCAAAAGCACATTGATCAAGATGATGCTTGGCATCATTCGTCCTGACTCGGGGAGCATCAAAATACTGGGCACCGATATGCCTAAACAAGAAGTTGACATTAAGCAGCGCATTGGCATTGTGTCGGATGACTGCTTCTATTATGAGCATCTGACGATTCGTGACACGAAGAAGATGATCGCACCTTTCTATAAGAAGTGGAACGAAAAGAAGTTTAACAGCTATCTTGAACAATTCGAGTTGTCCCCCAAGAAGAAGATCGAACAGTTATCCAAGGGGATGAAAGTCAAGTTTTCCCTTGCCGTTGCCTTATCGCATGAAGCAGAGCTCTTAATCATGGATGAACCTACCTCTGGACTGGATCCTGTGTTTCGAAGGGAAATGCTCGATCTGCTTGCGGATATGATGCAGGACGAGAGAAATTCGATTATCTTCTCGACCCATATCACAACGGATCTGGATCGGATTGCCGACTACATTGCTTTCATCAATCGTGGAAAGCTCGTTTTCAATGAAGCAAAAGATGAAGTGCTCGAGAGATACGCCATCGTAAAAGGCGACTCAGAGCTGCTCGATTCGGATATTCGAAACAAATTTGTCGGGATTCGCGAAACGGCTGTTGGCTTTGAGGGTTTAGTAGATAATAGACAGGAGGCTGAACAATTGTTCGGGAATTATGCTGTTTTTGACACACCATCCTTAGAAGACATCATGTATTTCACCGCCAAGGGAGGACGCAAGGGAGGACGCATTTATGCTTAA
- a CDS encoding ABC-2 transporter permease — protein sequence MLNLLRKDFIALKSSLWMSLMYLAVFSAAFIPSLSSSIHLVGIYTAFATLSLGTMSDIKNHNHNFLVTLPISRKHIIKAKYITAIIYTLFGVLASYGIHSIVKLAVPELNKPDYSVMDILGPVGIALVLASIYLPLFYALSKKGNTIINVVFLIILIALSQPTAIFMNMINERGFSSDPTLFLILIGILLLFIASYYVTVQLFTRKDL from the coding sequence ATGCTTAACTTGCTTCGTAAAGACTTCATCGCTTTAAAAAGCTCACTATGGATGAGTCTCATGTATCTTGCTGTATTCAGTGCCGCTTTTATACCAAGTCTTTCATCGTCTATTCACCTTGTGGGTATCTATACCGCTTTCGCCACCCTTAGTCTCGGTACGATGAGCGATATCAAAAACCATAATCATAATTTTCTGGTTACGCTGCCGATTAGCCGCAAGCATATTATTAAAGCCAAATACATAACGGCCATCATTTATACACTTTTTGGAGTTCTTGCTTCTTACGGGATTCACTCTATCGTCAAACTAGCAGTCCCAGAGCTTAACAAGCCAGACTATTCAGTCATGGACATACTGGGCCCAGTAGGCATAGCGCTTGTTCTAGCTTCCATCTATTTGCCGCTTTTTTACGCACTTAGTAAAAAAGGAAACACTATTATTAATGTCGTATTCTTGATAATTCTAATTGCTCTTAGTCAGCCTACGGCTATTTTTATGAATATGATAAACGAGAGAGGCTTCAGCAGTGACCCAACGTTATTTCTAATCCTGATCGGTATCTTACTGTTGTTCATTGCTTCCTATTACGTAACTGTACAGCTGTTCACGAGAAAGGACTTATAG
- a CDS encoding CPBP family intramembrane glutamic endopeptidase, with protein MYGQGDKKRRTRQMKDKKWILLVLAGWSTLVVSLFLAGLAGDAANQLLGLSGNSRTFVQGIVMSGLVVPIILYLYPHVYKITGVQSKPSVYSWKRLPHFMTGVLLATALASLGFIIASSQGWVVIEKWHTPDQWLAALITNVIVAFLYEALPEELGLRGMLYDLLRHRFAAWLAVLFQIILFILVPVTATWLQVLCGFPPGNTINVFYVTLILSFGTCLQLLRLWTGSLWASIGFHLAYLEIIRFVIFPHKYGGPIITFHESEPGLAWLISVSMIIVGGIVVSLVILGAKRFIRKRDNRQEAAQLYGQSDK; from the coding sequence TTGTATGGACAAGGTGATAAAAAAAGGAGAACTCGTCAAATGAAAGATAAAAAATGGATACTTTTGGTGCTGGCCGGATGGTCAACATTAGTCGTGAGTCTGTTCCTAGCTGGTCTTGCCGGTGATGCTGCTAACCAGTTGCTCGGCCTATCAGGAAATTCTCGAACGTTCGTTCAGGGTATTGTAATGAGCGGGCTGGTTGTTCCGATAATTTTGTATTTGTATCCGCATGTCTATAAGATCACTGGTGTTCAATCCAAACCATCAGTATACTCCTGGAAAAGGCTTCCTCACTTTATGACTGGGGTTCTCTTGGCAACTGCACTGGCTTCATTAGGGTTCATCATAGCCAGTTCTCAAGGGTGGGTTGTCATTGAAAAATGGCATACCCCCGATCAGTGGCTAGCTGCGCTGATTACCAATGTTATCGTTGCTTTTCTATATGAAGCTTTACCAGAGGAATTAGGATTGCGAGGCATGCTGTATGATCTCTTACGCCATCGATTCGCGGCTTGGCTAGCTGTTTTATTTCAAATTATTCTATTTATACTTGTCCCTGTTACAGCTACCTGGCTTCAAGTGCTCTGTGGATTTCCTCCCGGAAACACCATTAACGTCTTTTATGTCACATTAATTCTAAGTTTTGGAACATGTTTGCAGCTGCTCCGTCTATGGACCGGGAGTCTCTGGGCGTCGATTGGTTTTCACCTTGCCTACTTAGAAATCATCAGGTTTGTCATCTTCCCGCATAAATATGGCGGACCAATCATAACCTTCCACGAATCAGAGCCTGGACTCGCCTGGTTAATCTCTGTCAGTATGATTATTGTTGGGGGCATCGTTGTTTCACTCGTTATCCTAGGGGCGAAGCGTTTTATACGGAAAAGAGATAATAGGCAGGAGGCCGCACAGTTGTATGGCCAAAGCGATAAATAA
- a CDS encoding alpha/beta hydrolase family protein, whose product MKKKITIAIMIIVLLIGGAGLYILKQHSFDMVDQAVEIQTPQGKLTGTFVLPKNYSDKLGLVLFIHGDGPIDASHDDGYKPLWERLASLGYASLSLNKRGINGSEGNWLHQSIDDRVEEARQAIAWAKEQPMIDEKQVGVWGASQAGWVIPKLAEKEPLAFSLLLSPAINWISQGQYYTRKEMEKDGYSEAEIQDKEAYDRQVRNLLEKHASYEEYVKIARETSLMSKDRWTFVSKNFLSDATDDLRNFNSPVLLILGEEDLQVDVKDTERVYRDIVKPELLTVAVFPDADHSMLSKQTANSNLRAFFISLFAPRQITIPGYMDEIEQFLKNSKGLREKASVLSKKGNF is encoded by the coding sequence ATGAAAAAGAAAATAACGATTGCCATTATGATCATCGTCCTGTTAATTGGCGGTGCAGGACTTTATATTTTGAAGCAACACAGCTTTGACATGGTTGACCAAGCTGTTGAGATCCAGACGCCCCAGGGCAAGTTGACCGGTACTTTCGTACTGCCTAAAAACTACTCGGACAAGCTGGGATTGGTTTTGTTTATTCATGGCGACGGCCCCATTGACGCCTCCCATGATGATGGCTATAAGCCGCTTTGGGAGCGGTTAGCTTCCCTTGGTTACGCCTCTTTGTCCCTTAACAAAAGAGGAATTAACGGGTCTGAAGGCAACTGGTTGCATCAGAGTATAGATGATCGTGTAGAAGAGGCGCGTCAGGCCATTGCATGGGCAAAAGAGCAGCCGATGATTGACGAGAAACAGGTTGGGGTTTGGGGGGCAAGCCAGGCAGGCTGGGTCATTCCCAAGCTTGCCGAGAAGGAACCGCTCGCATTTAGCCTTCTTCTATCGCCCGCCATTAATTGGATAAGTCAAGGACAATACTATACACGCAAAGAAATGGAGAAAGATGGGTACTCCGAAGCGGAAATTCAAGACAAAGAGGCGTATGACCGGCAAGTGCGCAACCTTTTGGAAAAACATGCTTCCTATGAAGAGTATGTCAAAATCGCTCGCGAAACTAGCCTTATGTCGAAAGACAGATGGACATTTGTCAGCAAAAATTTCTTGTCGGATGCCACCGATGATCTCCGTAATTTCAATTCGCCCGTGCTATTGATTCTGGGTGAAGAAGATCTGCAGGTCGATGTGAAGGATACGGAGCGGGTATATCGCGATATCGTAAAACCCGAGCTGCTGACCGTAGCTGTCTTCCCTGATGCCGATCATTCCATGTTAAGCAAGCAAACGGCGAATTCGAATCTGCGGGCATTTTTCATTAGTCTCTTCGCTCCGAGACAGATTACAATACCGGGTTATATGGATGAAATCGAGCAATTTCTAAAGAATTCAAAAGGATTACGTGAAAAAGCAAGTGTATTATCTAAAAAGGGCAATTTTTAA
- a CDS encoding GNAT family N-acetyltransferase — translation MNAARITIEPMQAKYNPQVGRLLVHGFRGKFQHLTNMSDEDLALFFEKLLEHIPAEPASRRIVALEEGEVIGTLSIKWNANSEIKEEKKQLPSWRSFNSFGKWNLLKLFIGLSLLDHKPQAGECYIAAVVVHPDHRSKGVGKLLLEWAQQFVQAEPSLNILSLHVSGKNPRAKHLYEQLSFYTHSQENSILSHFLFDEWKWNYMVLRLK, via the coding sequence ATGAATGCGGCGCGGATAACGATTGAACCGATGCAGGCCAAGTACAATCCACAGGTCGGCCGCCTGCTTGTTCACGGGTTTCGCGGGAAATTTCAACACCTTACGAACATGAGCGATGAAGATCTTGCTCTTTTTTTCGAGAAGCTTCTTGAACACATTCCCGCTGAACCGGCAAGTCGAAGGATTGTCGCTCTGGAAGAGGGAGAAGTTATCGGAACATTGTCTATCAAATGGAATGCGAATTCAGAGATAAAGGAAGAAAAGAAACAGCTTCCTTCGTGGAGAAGTTTTAACAGCTTTGGAAAATGGAACTTGCTTAAACTGTTCATCGGGTTATCGTTATTAGACCATAAACCGCAAGCTGGAGAATGTTATATTGCTGCCGTTGTTGTCCATCCCGATCATCGAAGTAAGGGAGTTGGAAAATTGCTATTGGAATGGGCACAGCAGTTTGTTCAAGCAGAGCCAAGCCTGAATATACTAAGCTTGCACGTTTCAGGTAAAAACCCGCGGGCCAAGCATCTGTACGAGCAGTTATCATTCTATACTCATTCGCAAGAAAATAGTATACTAAGTCATTTTTTATTTGATGAATGGAAATGGAACTATATGGTCCTGAGATTGAAATAA
- a CDS encoding DUF4179 domain-containing protein gives MITIEEKLQEHKETLNQIQAPSDLEGRLRDALHNVPAKKRNKNKARAWVASVAAALILMVGVYEYPALAYYGSKLFNSVSLNSLSFAEVMGQGFGQRVNKSTTLKDGTVLTINGVIADDNVFRMYYTIDRPAGTEYTDHDFVRYIFERVNGFLTDSAPLGGGGNPGKNKSQFVGYIEFEPVSPFSRTLTLTFNEWLDNGEKISYPLSFEFEANKAMKSIIKEDLSESIAVDKGMIHYDSITASPTSTIVKGHYELEEYPRRFSGKTKLYVNGTEVGLTRAGRSNPDFQLKFNPFPTDNIQSIELELVNFEGYHKIQEPISLASPSDRSIKVGDEKLWIRSVTKTDTGYDIVIARKQFTFLETDNLSIQASGKVIPVSSISEERQ, from the coding sequence ATGATAACGATCGAGGAGAAGTTACAGGAGCATAAAGAGACCTTGAATCAGATACAGGCTCCGTCAGACCTTGAAGGCAGACTTCGAGATGCGCTTCACAATGTTCCCGCCAAAAAAAGAAACAAGAATAAAGCTCGGGCATGGGTTGCATCAGTTGCCGCTGCGCTCATTCTCATGGTTGGAGTATATGAGTATCCGGCCTTAGCTTATTACGGAAGCAAGTTGTTTAATAGCGTCAGCTTGAACTCTCTCAGCTTTGCTGAAGTGATGGGGCAGGGATTCGGACAAAGGGTAAACAAAAGCACAACGCTTAAGGATGGCACTGTCCTTACCATTAATGGCGTGATTGCGGACGATAATGTATTTCGCATGTATTACACGATTGATCGGCCTGCAGGCACCGAATATACTGACCATGATTTTGTACGTTATATCTTTGAACGAGTGAATGGGTTCTTGACTGATTCAGCTCCGCTAGGAGGAGGCGGCAATCCCGGCAAAAACAAGAGCCAGTTCGTGGGATACATCGAATTCGAGCCAGTCAGTCCATTTTCTCGAACATTAACCCTTACATTCAATGAGTGGCTGGATAATGGGGAGAAGATATCCTATCCGCTCTCCTTCGAGTTTGAAGCGAACAAAGCGATGAAGAGTATCATTAAAGAGGATCTTTCTGAATCCATCGCTGTCGATAAAGGCATGATTCACTATGACTCCATTACGGCTTCGCCAACTTCCACCATCGTGAAGGGGCATTATGAATTAGAGGAATACCCAAGAAGATTTTCAGGAAAAACCAAGCTTTATGTGAATGGAACAGAAGTTGGATTGACTAGAGCAGGGAGAAGTAATCCAGACTTCCAATTGAAATTTAATCCGTTCCCTACAGACAATATTCAGTCCATTGAGCTTGAACTCGTCAATTTTGAAGGGTATCACAAAATACAAGAACCCATCTCGCTTGCGTCACCATCCGATCGATCCATTAAAGTAGGTGATGAAAAGTTATGGATTCGAAGCGTTACGAAAACCGATACAGGCTATGATATCGTCATTGCCAGAAAACAATTTACGTTCTTGGAAACGGACAATTTATCCATACAAGCTAGCGGCAAAGTAATTCCTGTATCATCGATTTCCGAAGAACGACAGTAG
- the bla gene encoding class A beta-lactamase, with the protein MIILKNIRILKIGMCVGILSLSVANVNLFTGESLQIEANEKTEQLKHANHAAHREFAQLEKKFDARLGVYAIDTGTNQTVAYRPNERFAYASTYKALAAGALLQQNSNDQLDEVITYTKDDLVEYSPVTEKHVAAGMTLGEIAEAAVRYSDNTAGNLLFKELDGPKGFEKALRQIGDRVTQADRFETELNEAIPGDIRDTSTAKALATDLKAFTVGNALPADKRKILTDWMRGNATGDKLIRGGVPTDWEVGDKSGAGSYGTRNDIAIVWPPNSAPIIIAILSSRDKKDATYNNELIAQAAKVTMNAFTSTASYSL; encoded by the coding sequence ATGATCATTTTGAAAAATATCAGGATACTAAAAATAGGGATGTGTGTCGGGATACTCAGTTTAAGTGTTGCAAATGTAAACCTCTTTACAGGTGAATCATTACAGATAGAAGCAAACGAAAAAACAGAGCAACTCAAACATGCAAATCATGCAGCTCATAGAGAGTTCGCTCAACTTGAGAAAAAGTTTGATGCTCGGCTGGGCGTCTATGCGATCGATACGGGTACAAACCAGACAGTAGCTTATCGACCTAATGAAAGGTTTGCTTATGCATCTACCTACAAAGCTCTGGCTGCAGGAGCTTTGTTACAGCAAAACTCAAATGATCAACTTGACGAAGTTATCACGTATACAAAAGATGATCTAGTTGAATATTCACCTGTTACAGAGAAACATGTAGCTGCCGGGATGACACTTGGAGAAATTGCAGAGGCTGCTGTTCGTTACAGTGATAATACGGCAGGGAACCTTTTATTTAAAGAGCTAGATGGACCTAAAGGATTTGAAAAAGCGCTCAGACAAATTGGTGATCGGGTTACTCAGGCAGATCGTTTTGAAACAGAGTTAAACGAAGCTATTCCTGGTGACATTCGTGATACAAGTACAGCCAAAGCACTTGCTACCGATCTTAAGGCTTTCACAGTCGGAAATGCGCTCCCGGCTGACAAACGTAAAATACTTACGGATTGGATGCGTGGAAATGCTACAGGAGACAAACTCATCCGCGGTGGCGTACCAACAGACTGGGAAGTTGGTGATAAGTCAGGAGCCGGGAGCTACGGAACACGAAATGATATAGCTATCGTTTGGCCACCGAATAGTGCACCTATTATCATCGCGATTCTGTCCAGCCGAGATAAGAAAGATGCTACCTATAATAATGAACTGATTGCACAGGCGGCTAAGGTTACAATGAATGCTTTCACTTCCACCGCTTCTTATTCACTATAA